A section of the Pseudanabaena mucicola str. Chao 1806 genome encodes:
- a CDS encoding DUF2834 domain-containing protein gives MSNKLGFWLIWILFSVYAFIFAPPDRPDTLQLILKLSTGDWQSTNALIVALFNLMGVFPFIYACMLVSDGRGQKVPAWLFASLSFLVGAFALLPYFALREPNPTFIGKKNRLISALESRWTGIGLTAIAFYFLVYGFANGNWADFVQQWQTSRFIHVMTLDFCMLSLLFPWLLSDDMERRGMTDDRFFTFISLVPLVGALIYLCLRSPLIESEQESAV, from the coding sequence ATGTCTAATAAACTTGGATTTTGGTTGATTTGGATTTTATTTTCCGTCTATGCCTTCATCTTCGCACCGCCTGATCGCCCTGATACCTTACAACTAATTCTCAAGTTGAGCACAGGCGACTGGCAAAGTACAAACGCCTTAATTGTTGCCTTGTTTAACCTCATGGGTGTATTTCCCTTCATCTATGCCTGTATGCTAGTCAGCGACGGGCGTGGACAAAAAGTACCCGCTTGGCTATTTGCCAGTCTCTCATTTTTGGTTGGAGCATTTGCCCTACTTCCCTACTTTGCCCTGCGTGAACCAAACCCTACCTTTATCGGCAAAAAGAACCGCCTAATTTCTGCATTAGAGTCACGCTGGACTGGGATTGGACTGACTGCGATCGCCTTTTATTTTTTAGTCTATGGATTTGCCAATGGCAACTGGGCAGATTTTGTGCAGCAATGGCAAACCAGCCGATTTATCCATGTGATGACCTTAGATTTCTGTATGTTGTCACTACTATTTCCATGGTTACTTAGTGATGATATGGAAAGACGAGGCATGACTGATGATCGTTTTTTTACATTTATTTCCCTAGTTCCCCTAGTTGGCGCATTGATTTATCTCTGTTTGCGATCTCCTTTAATCGAAAGCGAACAAGAGTCAGCCGTCTAG
- a CDS encoding DUF2358 domain-containing protein has translation MTNIIDIIKADYAKFPQAQTYSIYSEDVYFKDPVYNFRGIKQYQKMIGFITFWFKNLKLELHDISRTDSLITANWTMSWDAPFPWKPRISVTGWSDLTLGKFADQSGDRELIVSHIDYWKCSKFDVIKQHFVFSRNN, from the coding sequence ATGACCAATATTATTGACATCATTAAGGCAGATTACGCCAAATTTCCCCAAGCGCAAACCTATAGCATCTATAGCGAAGATGTCTATTTTAAAGATCCTGTCTACAACTTTCGCGGAATTAAGCAATATCAAAAGATGATTGGGTTTATTACATTTTGGTTTAAAAATCTCAAGCTCGAACTTCATGACATCTCCCGTACCGACAGTCTGATCACCGCAAATTGGACAATGAGTTGGGATGCCCCATTTCCATGGAAACCACGCATTAGTGTGACTGGATGGAGTGACCTCACCCTTGGCAAATTTGCAGATCAATCAGGCGATCGCGAATTAATCGTTTCCCACATCGACTATTGGAAATGCAGCAAATTTGATGTAATCAAGCAACATTTCGTCTTTAGCAGAAACAATTAA
- a CDS encoding DUF1838 domain-containing protein, protein MFADTREFSATQFAKTRCTTNGTASYLAWSGYLYSFMPDEPKRKLFKILGMSVGRCIDQGDGVWDFTSREVLLYLDPDTGEMLRYWQNPWTGKMLPVMHVANSPIQGTFRRNIPAEVDGDTTTFIFDLFAQYPNPLANEPQFAEHCDRPIYNAVELFKLSVPTADLEDPNTTTVSKLDLSWNRVGPWLPWMKMGQREGYLIYSAHGKKVNDFHALPAILKKEIETRIPLFKDAPAEKIEGTEMTSWEYFKQHFDAYAQGATFPIPTQL, encoded by the coding sequence ATGTTTGCAGATACGAGAGAATTTTCGGCTACGCAGTTTGCTAAAACCAGATGTACGACCAATGGGACAGCATCATATTTAGCTTGGAGTGGCTATCTCTATTCCTTCATGCCTGATGAGCCAAAGCGCAAGCTATTTAAAATCCTTGGTATGAGTGTGGGGCGATGTATCGATCAGGGTGATGGAGTTTGGGATTTTACCTCGCGGGAAGTATTGCTATATCTTGATCCTGACACTGGCGAGATGCTGCGTTATTGGCAAAATCCTTGGACGGGGAAAATGTTGCCTGTGATGCATGTGGCAAATAGCCCCATTCAAGGCACATTTCGCCGCAATATCCCTGCTGAGGTTGATGGAGATACGACTACTTTTATTTTTGATCTCTTTGCCCAATATCCTAATCCCCTCGCGAATGAACCGCAGTTTGCCGAACATTGCGATCGCCCAATCTATAATGCTGTGGAATTGTTCAAACTCTCAGTCCCCACTGCCGATCTTGAAGATCCTAATACTACGACTGTTTCCAAATTAGACCTATCTTGGAATCGGGTCGGACCTTGGCTACCTTGGATGAAAATGGGACAACGCGAGGGGTATTTAATCTATAGCGCCCACGGAAAAAAGGTCAATGATTTTCATGCCTTACCAGCAATTTTAAAGAAGGAAATTGAAACCCGAATTCCACTTTTTAAAGATGCTCCAGCAGAAAAAATTGAAGGTACAGAAATGACTTCGTGGGAATACTTCAAACAGCATTTTGACGCTTACGCTCAGGGGGCTACTTTCCCAATACCGACGCAACTGTAA
- a CDS encoding diacylglycerol kinase has product MSKHTKSKYDPIKKLKVIFSGLHFAVSDFSVAYKLVLSVPVLILSFIVQKWVDVTLILLATGMMLVSELFNSAIEILCDFVQPSEDMRIGIIKDIAASAAGISIFVWAATLILELNHLWHLYKN; this is encoded by the coding sequence ATGTCTAAGCACACCAAATCAAAATACGATCCAATCAAAAAGTTAAAAGTTATATTTTCGGGGCTTCATTTTGCAGTATCTGATTTTAGTGTTGCTTACAAACTTGTTTTATCAGTTCCAGTCCTTATTTTGTCTTTTATTGTTCAGAAATGGGTTGATGTTACATTGATTTTACTAGCAACAGGAATGATGTTAGTTTCGGAGTTATTTAATAGTGCGATCGAGATTTTGTGCGATTTTGTGCAACCGAGCGAGGACATGCGAATTGGCATTATTAAGGATATTGCGGCATCGGCGGCTGGCATCAGTATCTTTGTATGGGCTGCAACACTAATCCTTGAGTTAAATCATCTTTGGCATTTATATAAAAACTAA
- a CDS encoding TlyA family RNA methyltransferase — MKKRLDVLLVDLELAPSREQAQKFIRAGWVQVNQQVIDKPGTEVKEYAAILVKQQSPFVSRGGEKLAGALSKFGMNLRDRTCLDGGISTGGFTDCMLKQGVAKVYGIDVGYGQVAWEIRSDERVVLRERTNLRHLTPEDLYCDGDIVPDFAVLDLSFISLTKILPALWNLLRSPREILLLVKPQFEAGKTQVGKNGLVREPKVRAEAIANVLTTAKGLGWQFKGLTPSPIQGRTGNYEYWLWLSDQDSEITTPSFDEILAITT, encoded by the coding sequence TTGAAAAAGCGTTTAGATGTTTTATTGGTTGATCTGGAGCTTGCGCCATCACGGGAGCAGGCTCAAAAATTTATTAGGGCAGGCTGGGTACAGGTCAATCAACAGGTAATTGATAAACCGGGAACGGAAGTTAAGGAATATGCCGCAATTTTGGTGAAGCAACAATCGCCTTTTGTGTCCCGTGGTGGAGAGAAACTGGCGGGAGCCTTGTCTAAGTTTGGTATGAACTTACGCGATCGCACTTGTTTGGATGGCGGGATCTCGACTGGTGGCTTTACGGACTGTATGCTGAAGCAGGGAGTCGCTAAGGTCTATGGCATTGATGTGGGTTATGGTCAGGTCGCTTGGGAAATTCGCAGTGATGAGAGGGTCGTACTGCGAGAGCGAACTAATCTAAGGCATCTTACCCCCGAAGATTTGTATTGTGATGGAGATATTGTGCCTGACTTTGCCGTTTTGGACTTGTCGTTTATTTCCCTAACTAAAATTTTGCCTGCGTTGTGGAATTTGTTGAGATCGCCCCGCGAGATTTTACTGCTGGTCAAGCCACAATTTGAGGCAGGTAAAACACAAGTGGGAAAAAATGGTCTTGTGCGGGAACCAAAAGTTAGGGCTGAGGCGATCGCAAATGTCCTAACCACAGCCAAAGGTTTAGGATGGCAATTTAAGGGATTAACACCTTCTCCGATTCAAGGTCGTACTGGCAACTATGAATATTGGCTCTGGCTCAGTGATCAAGATTCAGAAATTACTACACCTAGTTTTGATGAAATTCTTGCAATTACGACCTGA
- a CDS encoding HigA family addiction module antitoxin, which yields MNELLESLKNRKTRPVHPGEVILDILEDIEISQTQFAKMLGVSRRTVNQIIRGHRPVTVDMAIRIGKALGNGPESWLNLQQKVDLWDALQKYEEEYEKVLTVA from the coding sequence ATGAACGAATTATTAGAAAGTTTAAAGAACAGAAAAACTAGACCCGTTCATCCTGGGGAGGTAATCCTAGATATTCTAGAAGATATAGAGATTTCCCAAACTCAGTTTGCCAAAATGCTAGGAGTATCTCGCCGAACAGTTAATCAAATTATTCGGGGACATAGACCAGTGACTGTGGATATGGCAATTAGAATTGGTAAAGCTTTGGGCAATGGTCCTGAATCATGGCTGAATCTTCAGCAGAAAGTTGATCTTTGGGATGCATTACAGAAGTATGAAGAAGAATACGAGAAAGTATTGACGGTGGCGTAA
- a CDS encoding type II toxin-antitoxin system RelE/ParE family toxin — MIKNFKNKLLESLLNGDMQPTTKEHKKVQIRLEHIDSASKIENLKLPRYDLHKLKGNKKGVWSIKTTGNWLITFRFEDGHAYDVNHEDYH; from the coding sequence ATGATTAAAAATTTTAAAAATAAACTACTAGAAAGTTTGCTAAACGGTGATATGCAACCAACTACTAAAGAACACAAAAAGGTGCAAATAAGACTTGAGCATATAGACTCAGCTTCAAAAATAGAGAATCTTAAGCTACCTAGATATGATTTACATAAACTAAAGGGAAATAAGAAAGGTGTTTGGTCGATCAAAACAACTGGAAATTGGCTAATTACATTTAGGTTTGAAGATGGTCACGCTTATGACGTAAATCACGAGGATTATCACTAA
- a CDS encoding TMEM165/GDT1 family protein, with translation MLTAFTASLLLITISELGDKTFFIAVILAMRHPRRTVFSAVLAALAMMTILSVLLGQALSLFPKIYIHYGEIALFLIFGAKLIYDASQMSAKSEYEVVHEAEETLDTQDASGEMAKLPIIGKFLSSIASRYSWLGIWTQAFVMTFVAEWGDRTQISTIALAAANNPIFVTIGAILGHGICTAIAVIGGRFIAGRISERVITAIGGVLFIIFGINAYLQGV, from the coding sequence GTGCTAACCGCTTTTACTGCAAGTTTATTATTGATTACAATTTCTGAACTAGGCGATAAAACTTTCTTTATTGCCGTGATTTTGGCGATGCGTCATCCCCGCCGTACAGTGTTTTCCGCAGTGTTAGCGGCCCTTGCAATGATGACTATTCTTTCTGTCCTATTGGGACAAGCTTTATCCCTATTCCCAAAAATTTATATTCACTACGGCGAAATTGCTTTATTTCTAATCTTTGGAGCCAAGTTAATTTACGATGCATCACAGATGTCGGCAAAGTCGGAATATGAAGTGGTACATGAAGCAGAGGAAACTTTAGACACACAGGATGCTTCTGGGGAGATGGCTAAATTACCAATTATCGGTAAATTTTTGAGCAGCATTGCATCGCGCTATTCTTGGTTAGGAATATGGACTCAAGCCTTTGTAATGACCTTTGTGGCGGAGTGGGGCGATCGCACGCAAATTAGCACGATCGCTTTAGCGGCGGCCAATAATCCTATATTTGTGACTATCGGCGCGATTTTAGGTCATGGCATTTGCACAGCGATCGCAGTAATCGGAGGCCGCTTCATTGCAGGCAGAATTTCCGAACGTGTAATTACTGCGATCGGCGGAGTTTTATTTATCATTTTTGGCATAAATGCCTATTTGCAGGGAGTTTAG
- a CDS encoding alpha-D-glucose phosphate-specific phosphoglucomutase: MSIKVVSTSPFADQKPGTSGLRKKVTVFQTPNYLENFVQSIFNSLEGFADQTLVVGGDGRYYNRHAIQVILKMAVANGFGKILVGRGGILSTPAASCVIRKYKAFGGIILSASHNPAGKDGDFGIKYNTGNGGPAPEKITDAIYDITKNISEYKILEASDLDLDRLGETKLGDTVVEVIDSVADYAELMESLFDFDRIKLLLASPDFSLRFDGMHAVTGPYAQEILVNRLGAPTSALQNYVPLEDFGDGHPDPNLVYAHDLVEVLYGDDAPDFGAASDGDGDRNMILGKKFFVTPSDSLAILAANAHHVPAYKGGLAGIARSMPTSQAPDRVAARLGIESYETPTGWKFFGNLLDAGKATLCGEESFGTGSNHVREKDGLWAVLFWLNVLAARQQSVESIVKEHWQLYGRNFYSRHDYEGVDSDRANTLVNNLRNKFAELKGQKFGNYEVAFADDFSYTDPVDGSVSKNQGIRIGFTDDSRIVFRLSGTGTQGATLRLYVESYEPNIAKHSLDTQEALKELIEIADQVAQIKVLTGRDQPTVIT; encoded by the coding sequence ATGAGCATAAAAGTCGTTTCTACATCTCCATTTGCCGACCAGAAGCCCGGTACTTCTGGACTTAGAAAAAAAGTTACCGTTTTTCAAACGCCTAACTATCTCGAAAATTTCGTTCAATCCATATTTAACAGTCTCGAAGGATTTGCAGACCAAACCCTCGTCGTTGGTGGCGATGGACGCTACTACAACCGCCATGCCATTCAAGTAATCCTAAAAATGGCAGTCGCTAATGGTTTTGGTAAAATTTTAGTTGGACGAGGTGGCATTTTATCTACACCTGCAGCCTCCTGTGTCATTCGTAAATATAAAGCCTTCGGTGGGATCATCCTCTCCGCCAGTCATAATCCCGCAGGCAAAGATGGCGACTTTGGCATCAAGTACAACACAGGCAACGGGGGACCCGCACCCGAAAAAATCACTGACGCGATCTATGACATCACCAAGAACATTAGTGAGTATAAAATCCTTGAAGCCAGTGACCTCGATCTCGATCGCCTAGGTGAAACCAAACTCGGCGATACGGTTGTGGAAGTGATCGATTCCGTTGCTGACTATGCGGAATTGATGGAATCTCTCTTTGATTTCGATCGCATTAAATTATTACTTGCCTCTCCCGATTTCAGTTTGCGCTTCGATGGAATGCACGCCGTAACGGGTCCCTATGCTCAAGAAATTCTGGTTAACCGTTTAGGCGCACCTACTAGTGCTTTGCAAAATTATGTACCACTTGAAGACTTTGGTGATGGACATCCAGATCCCAACTTAGTCTATGCCCATGATCTAGTCGAAGTGCTCTATGGCGATGATGCTCCTGACTTTGGTGCGGCTTCCGATGGCGATGGCGATCGCAATATGATTCTTGGCAAAAAATTCTTTGTCACACCTAGCGATAGCCTTGCAATTCTCGCCGCCAATGCTCACCATGTCCCCGCCTACAAGGGTGGACTTGCAGGTATTGCCCGTTCTATGCCCACCAGCCAAGCTCCCGATCGCGTTGCTGCCCGACTTGGCATCGAGAGCTATGAAACGCCAACAGGTTGGAAATTCTTCGGTAACTTGCTCGACGCAGGTAAGGCAACCCTTTGCGGAGAAGAAAGCTTTGGGACTGGTTCTAATCATGTCCGCGAAAAGGATGGTCTCTGGGCAGTATTATTCTGGCTCAATGTTCTGGCGGCACGTCAGCAGTCTGTCGAATCGATCGTTAAGGAACATTGGCAACTTTACGGACGTAATTTCTATTCTCGCCATGACTATGAAGGTGTCGATAGCGATCGCGCCAATACTCTAGTCAATAATCTCCGCAATAAATTTGCCGAATTGAAAGGTCAGAAATTTGGTAATTACGAAGTTGCTTTTGCTGATGATTTTAGCTATACCGATCCTGTTGATGGCAGTGTTAGTAAAAATCAAGGTATTAGAATTGGCTTCACCGATGATTCGCGGATCGTTTTCCGTCTGTCGGGTACTGGCACTCAAGGCGCTACCCTTCGTCTCTATGTCGAAAGCTATGAGCCAAATATTGCTAAGCATTCCCTCGATACTCAAGAAGCTCTAAAAGAGTTAATCGAGATTGCCGACCAAGTCGCTCAGATCAAAGTTCTTACAGGACGCGATCAGCCTACGGTAATTACATAA
- a CDS encoding M24 family metallopeptidase — protein MVLLQPLTTTSPQSSESTGVAQKFAALRSQLAKHKLDAYFVPSADEHLNEYLPEAKQRRQWISGFTGSAGDFLIDTDHAWVFVDPRYYEQADMQVDATLQKVCKVGLEDHQTVEEVLEELGANAAKQEKTFRLGIDPFTITISQYRRFADHLNASGVEIVPILENLVDTVRSQSPWAESEPIPAFGDQPVIALPDEITGESLTKKLERVREALGKKKAAILPVTKLDQIAWLYNLRGHDVECNPVFISYAIVTLTDAYLFTNTSRIDEAVRQFLTGQVQILDYEQYLPTLRSLAANHRYVLIAAPQNTYGTYLQLKEVKAKIVDGDNPIENFKSHKNAIEIAQMQQANLKASWAKTLTIKWIEEQITAGNVISERDVAHKIERLYKHQEGFIELSFPTIAGTGANGSIVHYSNPNPDCKLINGDLLLLDSGSQFYGGTTDDTRSISIGEPTAEQRDRYTEVLKSHINCAMQKFPKGTTGSQIDGIARSSLWQSGLDYGHGTGHGVGVFLNVHEGPNGISKRVSQSLDLGTINSIEPGYYQPKWGGIRLENLYFVKEVKQEYPKSVSDNPNKTPWYEFESLTYIPFDKKLIDRSKLNAQQIAWLENYYKKVIEKLSPLLTDSERNWLQNACKF, from the coding sequence ATGGTTTTATTGCAGCCCTTGACCACCACATCACCACAATCCTCTGAATCAACAGGAGTTGCCCAGAAATTTGCGGCTTTGCGTTCGCAATTGGCGAAACATAAACTTGATGCCTATTTTGTTCCTTCGGCAGATGAACATCTCAATGAGTACTTGCCCGAAGCGAAACAGCGTCGTCAATGGATTAGTGGTTTTACAGGTTCGGCTGGAGATTTTTTAATTGATACTGATCATGCTTGGGTCTTTGTTGATCCGCGCTATTACGAGCAGGCGGATATGCAGGTGGATGCAACGTTACAAAAGGTTTGTAAAGTGGGATTGGAAGATCACCAGACCGTAGAAGAAGTTCTTGAAGAATTGGGGGCGAATGCCGCGAAGCAAGAGAAAACCTTTCGTCTCGGCATCGATCCCTTTACGATTACCATTTCTCAATATCGTCGCTTTGCCGATCACTTAAATGCTAGTGGTGTCGAGATTGTACCGATCCTCGAAAATTTGGTGGATACGGTGCGATCGCAAAGTCCTTGGGCAGAGAGTGAACCGATTCCTGCCTTTGGCGATCAGCCTGTTATTGCTTTGCCTGATGAGATTACAGGGGAGAGCTTAACCAAGAAATTAGAACGGGTACGTGAGGCATTAGGGAAAAAGAAGGCAGCGATTTTACCTGTCACCAAGTTGGATCAGATTGCGTGGCTCTACAATTTGCGGGGTCATGATGTCGAGTGCAATCCTGTATTTATTAGCTATGCGATCGTCACTTTGACCGATGCTTATCTCTTTACTAATACCTCACGTATTGATGAAGCAGTGCGACAATTTCTAACTGGGCAAGTGCAAATCCTTGACTATGAGCAATATTTACCAACATTGCGATCGCTTGCCGCCAATCATCGATATGTACTGATCGCCGCACCGCAAAACACCTACGGAACCTATTTGCAACTTAAGGAAGTTAAGGCAAAAATTGTTGATGGGGACAATCCAATTGAGAATTTCAAATCCCATAAGAATGCTATCGAAATCGCTCAAATGCAACAAGCCAATCTCAAGGCTAGCTGGGCAAAGACTCTAACGATTAAATGGATTGAAGAACAGATCACCGCAGGTAATGTCATTAGCGAAAGAGATGTTGCTCATAAAATAGAAAGATTATATAAGCATCAGGAAGGTTTTATCGAACTCAGTTTCCCGACGATCGCAGGCACGGGTGCGAATGGCTCGATTGTGCATTACAGCAATCCCAACCCAGATTGTAAACTGATCAATGGTGATTTGCTCCTATTAGACTCAGGCTCGCAATTTTATGGTGGTACGACCGATGACACGCGCTCTATTAGCATTGGTGAACCGACTGCGGAACAACGTGATCGCTACACAGAGGTTCTCAAATCCCATATCAATTGTGCGATGCAGAAGTTCCCTAAAGGTACGACAGGCAGTCAAATCGATGGTATTGCCCGTTCTTCTCTCTGGCAAAGTGGGCTGGACTATGGACATGGTACTGGGCATGGCGTGGGCGTATTTCTCAATGTCCATGAAGGACCTAATGGCATCAGTAAGCGCGTGAGTCAATCCCTCGATCTCGGAACAATCAATAGCATTGAGCCGGGGTACTATCAACCGAAATGGGGTGGTATCCGTTTGGAGAATCTCTATTTTGTGAAGGAAGTTAAGCAAGAATATCCGAAGTCTGTAAGTGATAATCCTAATAAAACACCTTGGTATGAGTTTGAATCTTTGACCTACATTCCATTTGACAAGAAATTAATTGATCGCAGCAAGCTTAATGCTCAGCAGATTGCATGGCTAGAAAATTACTATAAGAAAGTAATAGAGAAACTCTCACCACTACTTACTGATTCAGAAAGAAATTGGTTACAAAATGCTTGTAAATTCTAA
- a CDS encoding alpha/beta fold hydrolase — protein MLITENIKTRDRLQSSLSTWTWQGHQIQYSVTGSGTPLVLIHGFGASIGHWKKNIPAWAEAGYQVFAIDLLGFGASAKPALNYSLEIWEELLLDFHQELVQRPAIFIGNSIGALLALMLTTNSPEIAIGAVLLNAAGGLNHRPEELNLPLRLVMGTFAKLVSSEVTGKFVFNQVRQKRNIRNSLRQVYRNHQAIDDDLVDMLYQPSCDAGAQKVFASILTAPAGPRTSDLLAKVEKPLLVLWGDADPWTPINGAKVYQEASKIKDIQIIPIPNTGHCPHDDRPEIVNALVIHWLQKLL, from the coding sequence ATGTTAATTACCGAAAATATCAAAACTCGCGATCGTCTCCAAAGTTCATTATCAACATGGACATGGCAAGGACATCAAATCCAATATTCCGTCACGGGTTCAGGTACACCTCTAGTACTGATTCATGGTTTTGGCGCGTCCATCGGTCACTGGAAAAAGAATATTCCCGCATGGGCTGAAGCTGGCTATCAAGTGTTTGCCATCGACCTCCTAGGCTTTGGTGCTTCCGCAAAACCTGCTCTCAATTATTCCCTTGAAATTTGGGAAGAATTGCTGCTTGACTTTCATCAGGAACTAGTTCAACGTCCTGCAATCTTCATCGGTAATTCTATTGGTGCGTTACTTGCCTTGATGCTAACAACGAATTCTCCCGAAATTGCGATCGGTGCAGTTTTGCTCAATGCCGCAGGTGGTCTCAATCATCGTCCTGAAGAATTGAATTTGCCTTTACGCTTAGTGATGGGGACCTTTGCCAAGTTAGTTAGCTCCGAAGTCACTGGCAAATTTGTATTTAATCAAGTGCGCCAAAAACGTAACATCCGTAATTCCCTACGTCAGGTCTATCGCAATCATCAAGCGATCGATGATGACTTGGTGGATATGCTCTATCAACCATCCTGTGATGCAGGCGCACAAAAGGTTTTTGCTTCCATTCTCACGGCTCCCGCAGGTCCGCGCACCTCTGACCTGTTAGCCAAGGTGGAAAAGCCCTTGCTAGTGCTATGGGGTGATGCCGATCCATGGACTCCGATCAATGGTGCAAAGGTTTATCAAGAAGCAAGTAAAATCAAGGATATTCAGATCATTCCCATTCCTAATACAGGACATTGCCCCCACGATGATCGCCCTGAGATTGTCAATGCTCTTGTTATTCACTGGTTACAAAAATTACTCTAA
- a CDS encoding class II fructose-bisphosphate aldolase has product MLSSTRELLETARRNAYAIGAFNVYNLEGVKAVVNAAEISRSPAMLQLHPSALKYGKLPLVRMCIEAAKSANVPISIHLDHSTSAADIRLALDAGVRSIMADGSPMPYKENLRFTRDMTVISHKFHAIVEAEIGRISGTEDGLTIAEKEAKMTDPIQALEFVHQTQVDALAVTIGNVHGEYKSPPRLDFDRLEKIRSLIDIPLVLHGASGLPKEMIERSIQLGVCKFNVNTEVRQAYMQSLKLEICGDSPKDLLEIAGEAIAAMQEVIIDKLNLFGSVGKAHLHETPYAELLATRAHR; this is encoded by the coding sequence ATGTTGAGTTCAACTAGGGAACTTCTAGAAACTGCACGCCGTAATGCCTATGCGATCGGCGCATTTAATGTCTATAACTTAGAAGGCGTAAAAGCTGTGGTCAATGCTGCGGAAATTAGTCGCAGTCCTGCCATGTTGCAATTGCATCCTAGCGCGCTCAAGTATGGCAAACTTCCCTTAGTAAGAATGTGCATTGAGGCAGCAAAGTCAGCCAATGTCCCCATCTCCATTCATCTCGATCACAGTACTTCGGCGGCGGATATTCGCTTGGCTCTGGATGCTGGTGTGCGATCAATTATGGCGGATGGTTCACCCATGCCTTACAAAGAAAATTTGCGGTTTACGAGAGACATGACTGTCATCTCTCATAAGTTCCATGCGATTGTGGAAGCGGAAATTGGCAGAATTAGTGGCACTGAAGATGGACTCACGATCGCTGAGAAAGAAGCTAAGATGACCGATCCGATTCAAGCCTTAGAATTTGTGCATCAAACTCAGGTGGATGCTTTAGCTGTCACTATTGGTAATGTGCATGGTGAATATAAAAGTCCACCTCGTCTGGATTTTGACCGTCTAGAAAAGATTCGGAGCCTTATAGATATTCCCTTGGTTTTACATGGCGCTTCGGGATTACCCAAGGAGATGATCGAAAGATCGATTCAATTGGGAGTGTGTAAATTTAATGTCAATACGGAAGTACGTCAAGCCTATATGCAGTCGCTCAAGCTAGAAATTTGTGGTGATAGTCCTAAGGATTTATTAGAAATTGCAGGGGAAGCGATCGCTGCCATGCAGGAAGTAATCATCGACAAACTCAACCTATTTGGCTCCGTTGGCAAAGCCCATCTCCATGAAACTCCCTATGCAGAGTTATTAGCAACACGAGCACATAGATAA